A stretch of Cicer arietinum cultivar CDC Frontier isolate Library 1 chromosome 5, Cicar.CDCFrontier_v2.0, whole genome shotgun sequence DNA encodes these proteins:
- the LOC101510998 gene encoding signal peptidase complex subunit 3B-like produces the protein MHSFVYRANALLTFAVTILAFMCAMASLSDSFNSPTPSAQVQVLNINWFQKQPNGNDEISMTLNISADLQTLFTWNTKQVFVFLAAEYETPKNSLNQISLWDGIIPSKEHAKFLIHTSNKYRFIDQGSNLRGKEFNLTLHWHVMPKTGKMFADKIVLPGYRLPGEYR, from the exons ATGCATTCATTCGTTTACAGAGCCAACGCTTTGTTAACATTTGCGGTTACAATTCTTGCTTTCATGTGTGCCATGGCTTCTCTCTCCGATTCATTCAATTCTCCCACTCCTTCTGCTCAAGTCCAG GTGTTGAACATTAATTGGTTTCAGAAACAGCCAAACGGCAATGACGAG ATCAGCATGACACTGAATATATCAGCAGATTTACAAACCCTTTTCACGTGGAACACAAAACAG GTTTTTGTATTTCTAGCCGCTGAATATGAAACTCCAAAGAACTCGTTGAATCAG ATATCCCTTTGGGACGGTATCATTCCTTCTAAAGAGCACGCAAAGTTTTTGATTCACACGTCAAATAAGTACCGCTTCATTGATCAG GGAAGCAATTTGCGCGGTAAAGAATTTAACCTAACTTTGCACTGGCATGTTATGCCAAAGACCGGCAAAATGTTTGCAGATAAGATAGTCTTGCCAGGTTACCGATTGCCTGGGGAATATAGATGA